The Candidatus Uhrbacteria bacterium genomic interval TTTTTCAGGTCGAACGTTGGCACAACGCGGCCCGCTTGGGATGCATACAAACGAGCGTTTGATGCAACCTGCTCCTTACTCAACGGCGTGCGTGCTGTGCTCTTATCCGGGTCTCCGATCATTCCTGTGAACCCTCCGATCAGAAGAATGACACGGTGTCCAAGCGCCGCAAACTGACGAAGCTTCCGCAGAACAACATAATGCCCCAGGTGAAGCGTCGGCGCCGTGGGATCAATGCCTAAATACATCGTGAGGGGCTTGCCCTCCTTGAGACGCGACTCAACGAACTCGCGCGAAGGGTAAAGATGTTCCACGCCGCGCGTGAGGAACATCTCGATGCGCTCTGTCTTCTCTTCAGGCGAGAGTCTCGAGTTCGGTTTGGATTTTTTGAAGACGCGTGCGAGTCGTTTCATATTTTGTCTTGAGATCGGAGATCACCGCCTCCGGCGCTTTAGAAAGGAATTCTTTATTTTGAAGTTTCTTTTCAAGAATCTTGAGATAGTCCTTTGCTTCCTGTTCTTCTTTGGCAAACCGTTCCCGTTCCGCGTCCCCATCCACAAGCCCCTCCAAAGAAAGATACACCACGGTGTCACCCACGACCATCGAGGCGCTCTGTGGGGGCTTCTCTGCCCCCGGGACAACCGACAAATACTCCACGCGTGCCAACCCCTCAATCACGGCGTGCTCTGTACGCAGACGACTCCCCTCTTTCTTGCTTACCAAAACAACAGAGACGCGCTTTGCCGGCTCGATCTTGTAGGTCGTGCGCAAATGCCGGATGGCACGAATCACGTCGTGCACGTGCACGTATCCTTCGGGAACTTTTCCGGCAAAAGATTTCGGCCACGGTTCAACAAGAAGCAGGGTCTCCTTTCCCATCCGCCGCCAAATCTCCTCCGTAACAAATGGCATGAAGGGATGCCAGAGGATGAGGAGCTGTTCGAGCACAAAAGACAAAATTTGCTCCTTCCCTTTTTCAATCTTTGCAATCTCCACATACCAGTCGGCAAATTCGTTCCACGTAAAATCTCGAAGCTCCTCGGCGGCGGAGGAGAGTTCGTAGCGCTCCATCTTCCCTGTCGCACTCGCGATGACCTCCGAGAGTCGGCCAAGAACCCACTCGTCGGCACGTGTTTTTGTTTTCGGCAGACTCTGGCGAGACGCATATCCCTCGTTCGTGAGAATGAACCGCGCAATGTTCCACAATTTATTTGCAAAGTTGCGATAAGAAGCGATCTTCTCTTCCGAGAGCTTCAGATCATTGCCCGGCGTAGTTCCCACGAGCAAAGAAAGGCGTGTCGCATCAGCACCGTAGGCCTTAATGGTATCGAGCGGATCAATCACGTTATCGAGTGACTTACTCATTTTGCGCCCCTTCTCGTCGCGCACAAGGCCGTGAAGATAGACGGTGCGAAAGGGAACCTCTCCCACAAGGTAGGTCGTCATGAGAATCATACGCGCGACCCAAAAGAAGATGATGTCGTAGCCCGTTTCGAGCACCGACGTTGGATGAAAGCGGCGCAGATCCTCCGTATCGTCAGGCCAGCCAAGTGGAGAAAGCGTCCAGAGCCCAGCACTAAACCATGTGTCGAGCGTATCGGGATCTTGCTCCCACCCTTTTCCCTCCGGCGCGTGATTCCCCACAAATGTCTCCTCTGCCCTATACCATACGGGCACGCGGTGCCCAAACCAAATTTGGCGGCTGATGTTCCAGTCGCGCAAGTTATCAATCCAGTGGA includes:
- a CDS encoding valine--tRNA ligase; this translates as MKPDEFPKSYAPGEVEDGLYEVWMKSGFFNPDNLPDRREEAFSIVLPPPNVTGTLHVGHAAMLAIEDAMVRFARMRGTRALWVPGTDHAAIATQTKVEKNLMKEEMKDPRRELGREEFLKHVAEFAADSHDIIVNQMKKMGCSLDWSREAYTLDEKRSRAVRAAFTRMYNDGLIYQGQRVVNWCPRCQSTLADDEVEYREHSAKLYTFRYGKDFPIAISTTRPETKLGDTAVAVHPDDPRYKKFVGKEFPVVFAGQQLTIQVVADASVDKEFGTGALGVTPAHSLTDADMARTHHLPLVQVIGEDGRILPSVESGFAGLSVKEAREKVVAWLQSEGLMEKEEDAVQNLSVCYRCESAIEPLPKTQWFINVNKPFRWGDRKGCGIKADEDVTLKDVMRHVVKTGEVKILPPRFEKIYFHWIDNLRDWNISRQIWFGHRVPVWYRAEETFVGNHAPEGKGWEQDPDTLDTWFSAGLWTLSPLGWPDDTEDLRRFHPTSVLETGYDIIFFWVARMILMTTYLVGEVPFRTVYLHGLVRDEKGRKMSKSLDNVIDPLDTIKAYGADATRLSLLVGTTPGNDLKLSEEKIASYRNFANKLWNIARFILTNEGYASRQSLPKTKTRADEWVLGRLSEVIASATGKMERYELSSAAEELRDFTWNEFADWYVEIAKIEKGKEQILSFVLEQLLILWHPFMPFVTEEIWRRMGKETLLLVEPWPKSFAGKVPEGYVHVHDVIRAIRHLRTTYKIEPAKRVSVVLVSKKEGSRLRTEHAVIEGLARVEYLSVVPGAEKPPQSASMVVGDTVVYLSLEGLVDGDAERERFAKEEQEAKDYLKILEKKLQNKEFLSKAPEAVISDLKTKYETTRTRLQKIQTELETLA